One segment of Pseudobythopirellula maris DNA contains the following:
- the galB gene encoding beta-galactosidase GalB encodes MLVAILIASACSLGAPASAQPAGEGAKGSARERVSLNEGWRFYKYGSADEADELVYDVRPEVTDRRDDRPADAQPTEAVALHSDRQVLKPWVLPTANRFIADPAQRHERPVGAPGSDFPFVQNGFDDSDWERVTLPHDWAIQGPFLEGWGAEVGGGMGRLPSPGVAWYRRELSLAESDAGKSIFLDVDGAMSYAMVWVNGELVGGWPFGYSSWRLDLTPHLRIGDENQIAIRLDNPPNSSRWYPGGGLYRHVWIVKTDPVHVAQWGTVVTTREVTPDSAIVELRVTIDNDSDSGAEVEATTSVYALDEGGSRSGEAVGEFRTQTARIAPGKHATLDGSIELAQPRLWGPPPTQTPHRYAAVTTLRREGRTIDEYETRFGVRALRFDPERGLSVNGERIEIRGANQHHDLGPLGAAFNRRAAERQLETLREMGCNAIRMSHNPPAPELLELTDRMGFLVINESFDVWERKKTPLDFHLIFPDWSEPDLRALIRRDRNHPSVIMWSVGNEVGEQYTGDAGADVARRLHGIAKQEDPTRPTTTAMNYAKPPMPLPGVHDVISLNYQGEGIRDAPAYRGMKGITTPPLYPSFHESHPDKMIVSSENAAAVSSRGVYMFPVHEGVSAPVKDGAGGDPESRQVSSYELYTTPFGSSADKVLASLEKHPYVAGGFVWSGWDYLGEPTPYYLSRSSYFGVIDLAGFPKDRFYLYQSRWRPNKPMAHILPHWNWPERVGKVTPVHVFTSGDEAELFLNGASMGRKKKGPHESRLRWDDTIYQPGELRVVAYSNGQEWATETVSTTGSPARLEATVDRATIAADGADLAFVTVRVIDDSGRTCPRAANPIRFEIDGPGEIVATANGDPTCMVPFPSPERASFTGLCLAIVRGSHNLPGAIRLTALSDGLEEASISIETARSHSN; translated from the coding sequence TTGCTTGTCGCGATCCTGATCGCGAGCGCTTGCTCTCTCGGCGCGCCGGCGAGCGCCCAGCCGGCTGGTGAGGGGGCGAAGGGTTCGGCCCGAGAGAGGGTTTCACTCAACGAGGGCTGGCGGTTCTACAAATACGGATCGGCCGACGAGGCGGACGAACTTGTCTACGATGTGCGGCCCGAGGTGACCGACCGTCGCGACGACCGCCCCGCCGACGCGCAACCGACCGAGGCGGTCGCCCTGCACTCCGATCGGCAAGTGCTCAAGCCTTGGGTGCTGCCCACGGCCAACCGTTTCATCGCCGACCCGGCGCAACGCCACGAGCGGCCCGTGGGCGCCCCGGGCAGCGACTTCCCGTTTGTCCAAAATGGGTTCGACGACAGCGACTGGGAGCGAGTCACCCTGCCCCACGACTGGGCGATCCAAGGGCCGTTTCTCGAAGGTTGGGGCGCCGAGGTCGGCGGCGGCATGGGAAGGCTGCCGAGCCCCGGTGTCGCCTGGTACCGAAGAGAGCTCAGCCTCGCAGAATCGGACGCCGGCAAGTCGATCTTCCTCGACGTTGACGGCGCCATGTCTTACGCCATGGTGTGGGTCAACGGAGAGCTGGTAGGCGGCTGGCCCTTCGGCTACTCCTCCTGGCGGCTCGACCTCACGCCCCACCTCCGGATTGGCGACGAGAATCAAATCGCGATCCGCCTCGACAACCCTCCCAACTCGTCGCGCTGGTACCCAGGCGGCGGGCTGTACCGCCACGTGTGGATCGTCAAAACCGACCCGGTGCACGTCGCCCAGTGGGGCACGGTGGTCACCACGCGTGAAGTCACCCCCGATTCGGCCATCGTCGAGCTGAGGGTGACGATCGACAACGACTCGGATTCCGGCGCGGAGGTCGAGGCGACCACTTCGGTCTACGCCCTCGACGAGGGCGGCTCGCGGAGCGGCGAAGCGGTCGGCGAGTTTAGGACGCAGACCGCCCGGATCGCCCCCGGCAAGCACGCGACGCTCGACGGCTCGATCGAGCTCGCCCAGCCACGCCTCTGGGGCCCGCCGCCCACGCAAACGCCCCACCGCTACGCGGCGGTCACCACGCTGCGGCGCGAGGGCCGTACCATCGACGAGTACGAGACGCGGTTCGGCGTCCGCGCGTTGCGATTCGACCCGGAGCGAGGCTTGAGCGTCAACGGGGAGCGGATTGAGATCCGCGGCGCCAATCAGCACCACGACCTGGGGCCCCTCGGCGCCGCGTTCAACCGGCGGGCCGCCGAGCGGCAGCTCGAAACGCTCCGCGAGATGGGCTGCAACGCGATCCGCATGTCCCACAACCCGCCGGCCCCCGAACTCTTGGAGCTCACCGACCGCATGGGTTTTCTGGTGATCAACGAGTCTTTCGATGTGTGGGAACGGAAGAAGACGCCGCTCGATTTCCACCTGATCTTTCCCGATTGGAGCGAGCCGGACCTGCGCGCCCTGATACGTCGCGATCGCAATCATCCCTCGGTAATCATGTGGAGCGTTGGCAACGAGGTCGGTGAGCAGTACACGGGCGACGCGGGCGCGGACGTCGCGCGGCGTTTGCACGGGATCGCCAAGCAAGAGGACCCCACGAGGCCCACGACCACGGCGATGAACTACGCCAAGCCTCCGATGCCCCTGCCCGGCGTCCACGACGTGATCAGCCTCAACTACCAAGGCGAAGGCATCCGAGACGCCCCGGCCTACCGGGGGATGAAGGGCATCACCACGCCGCCGCTCTACCCGTCGTTCCACGAGTCCCATCCCGACAAGATGATCGTCAGCAGCGAGAACGCCGCGGCGGTGAGCAGCCGGGGCGTTTACATGTTCCCCGTGCACGAGGGCGTCAGCGCGCCGGTCAAAGACGGGGCGGGCGGCGACCCCGAGAGCCGCCAAGTCAGCTCCTACGAGCTTTACACGACCCCGTTCGGCTCCTCGGCCGACAAGGTGCTGGCTTCGCTCGAGAAACACCCGTATGTGGCCGGCGGTTTCGTGTGGAGCGGATGGGACTACCTCGGCGAGCCGACCCCTTACTACCTGTCACGGAGCTCGTACTTCGGCGTCATCGATCTGGCGGGCTTCCCCAAAGACCGTTTCTATCTCTACCAATCGCGGTGGCGCCCCAACAAGCCGATGGCCCATATCTTACCACACTGGAATTGGCCCGAACGCGTTGGCAAGGTCACGCCGGTGCACGTGTTCACCTCGGGCGACGAAGCCGAGCTCTTCCTCAACGGAGCGTCGATGGGTCGCAAGAAGAAAGGGCCCCACGAGTCGCGGCTGCGGTGGGACGACACGATCTACCAGCCAGGCGAGCTCCGCGTGGTGGCTTACAGCAACGGTCAAGAGTGGGCGACAGAAACGGTCAGCACCACCGGCAGCCCGGCCCGGCTCGAGGCGACAGTCGACCGCGCGACTATCGCCGCGGATGGGGCCGACCTGGCTTTTGTCACCGTGCGGGTAATCGACGATAGCGGGCGAACATGCCCCCGCGCCGCCAACCCGATCCGTTTCGAGATCGATGGCCCCGGCGAGATCGTCGCTACGGCCAACGGCGACCCGACTTGCATGGTCCCCTTCCCTTCCCCCGAGCGTGCGTCGTTCACGGGACTCTGCCTGGCCATCGTGCGCGGCTCCCACAACCTCCCCGGCGCCATTCGGCTCACGGCGTTATCCGACGGGCTGGAAGAGGCGAGCATCTCGATCGAAACCGCTCGTTCCCACTCGAATTGA
- a CDS encoding DUF1559 domain-containing protein: MIPFASSKRMRAAFTLVELLVVIAIIGILVALLLPAVQAAREAARRTQCTNQLKQFGLALHNHHDTFKLLPGGSALPSIWDNGNLRYWSDGEQVEWTWVTSIMPFIEEQTLKDSFHMTYGNGDCWPNSTGIPSGASFANVDLVDKRAFPSLLCPSDPIAARPIKIRLTNPQGGEIMGSDVNPPSAPGVSYVVSMGPTIPDFCMYPRESNNINTEENNSASETRRVCMGRAMGSQPSGGAAAPCMGGKAGSASGCVAAADKFGGVGMFNRNPNGKAFRKVSDGLSKTFMGGETLSMHNNRNCAYCTNFLMASTNTPINEKHKWDDPDLIDMSDGFGEPGYAFTSGFKSDHPGGANMLLGDASVHFVNESIDYFSWNEYGTIAGQEAPDYIVGN, from the coding sequence ATGATCCCATTTGCCTCAAGCAAGCGGATGCGTGCGGCGTTCACGCTGGTCGAGTTGCTCGTTGTGATCGCAATCATCGGCATCCTCGTAGCGTTGCTGCTACCGGCCGTCCAGGCGGCCCGTGAGGCCGCACGACGCACGCAATGCACCAACCAACTGAAGCAATTCGGCCTGGCCCTGCACAACCACCACGACACCTTCAAGCTGCTGCCCGGCGGCTCGGCCTTGCCCTCCATCTGGGACAACGGGAACCTCCGCTACTGGAGTGACGGCGAACAAGTCGAGTGGACTTGGGTGACATCGATCATGCCTTTCATCGAAGAGCAAACGCTCAAAGACTCATTCCACATGACATACGGCAATGGAGATTGCTGGCCGAACTCGACCGGGATCCCCAGCGGCGCCTCGTTCGCCAACGTCGACCTCGTGGACAAGAGAGCTTTCCCAAGTCTGCTCTGCCCTTCCGACCCGATAGCGGCGCGGCCGATCAAGATCCGTCTCACCAACCCGCAAGGGGGAGAAATCATGGGCAGCGACGTGAATCCGCCTTCCGCGCCGGGGGTCTCTTACGTCGTCTCGATGGGCCCGACGATCCCCGATTTTTGCATGTACCCCCGCGAGTCGAACAACATCAACACGGAGGAAAACAACAGCGCGAGCGAGACACGCCGCGTCTGCATGGGGCGAGCCATGGGCTCCCAGCCATCCGGCGGCGCCGCGGCGCCGTGCATGGGAGGCAAGGCCGGCTCGGCGAGCGGCTGTGTCGCCGCTGCCGACAAGTTCGGCGGGGTCGGCATGTTCAATCGCAACCCGAACGGCAAGGCGTTTCGCAAGGTCTCCGACGGCCTCAGCAAAACCTTCATGGGCGGCGAGACGCTCTCGATGCACAACAATCGCAACTGCGCCTACTGCACCAACTTCTTGATGGCGTCGACCAACACCCCGATCAACGAGAAGCACAAGTGGGACGACCCCGATCTGATCGACATGAGCGACGGTTTCGGCGAGCCGGGCTACGCCTTCACCTCGGGCTTCAAGAGCGACCACCCAGGCGGCGCCAACATGCTGCTGGGCGACGCCTCGGTCCACTTTGTCAACGAGAGCATCGACTACTTTTCATGGAACGAGTACGGAACCATCGCCGGGCAAGAGGCGCCAGACTATATCGTAGGGAACTAG
- a CDS encoding glycoside hydrolase family 43 protein, producing the protein MLAPSIAFSAETEPGGWAEFASFRYEGRDPRRETVTVGDGEYYNPVLAGFYPDPSVCRAGDNYYLVNSTFAYFPGVPIFKSANLVDWEQIGHVLDRPSQLDLDGLPVSSGVFAPTITFHEGVFYMITTNVRGVGNFYVTATDPAGPWSDPHRLSFDGIDPSFFFDSDGRTYIVHNGPPPGNQPLYEGHRAIWIWDFEPATRTVENGRIIVNGGVDLAEKPVWIEGPHIFRRDGWYYLSCAEGGTGPNHSQVVFRTRSLDEPFLPSPHNPILTQRDLDPDRPFPVTALGHADLVETPDGDWWSVFLGIRPYENGLSNLGRETFLLPVEWRDGWPTILAPGQPLPMVVDRGGTPSTPDIEPTTGSFSWSDEFDAEELGLPWVFLRTPRERWWSLVDKPGSLLLKPRPISIASQPDRSLERNGNPSFVGRRLQHEDFSATTRLMANPNSADSDAGVAALQNDANYFFLGVRLSGGAALEVFLEQSSQHSDGPVIVARAPLDGVNGPIDLRIEGAGRDYRFRYRLDDGEWNTLADGVDGGLLSTQQAGGFVGTVLGLYARTP; encoded by the coding sequence ATGCTGGCGCCCTCGATAGCGTTTTCGGCTGAGACTGAGCCGGGCGGCTGGGCGGAGTTCGCGAGCTTCCGCTACGAAGGCCGCGACCCGCGGCGTGAGACAGTCACGGTCGGCGACGGGGAGTACTACAACCCGGTGCTGGCTGGTTTCTACCCCGACCCGAGCGTTTGCCGCGCCGGCGACAACTATTATCTGGTCAATTCGACCTTCGCCTATTTCCCGGGCGTGCCGATCTTCAAGAGCGCCAACCTTGTCGATTGGGAGCAGATCGGCCACGTGCTCGACCGCCCCTCGCAGCTCGACCTCGACGGGCTGCCGGTTTCGAGCGGCGTCTTCGCTCCGACCATCACATTCCACGAGGGCGTGTTCTACATGATCACGACCAACGTGCGTGGCGTCGGCAATTTCTATGTCACGGCGACCGATCCCGCGGGCCCCTGGTCGGACCCCCACCGCTTGTCATTCGACGGCATCGACCCCTCGTTCTTCTTTGACAGCGACGGGCGGACCTACATCGTTCACAACGGGCCGCCCCCCGGGAACCAACCGCTTTACGAAGGCCACCGCGCCATCTGGATCTGGGACTTTGAGCCCGCAACCAGAACGGTCGAGAACGGCCGGATCATCGTCAACGGCGGGGTCGATCTCGCTGAGAAGCCTGTATGGATCGAGGGCCCGCACATCTTCAGACGCGATGGCTGGTACTATTTGAGCTGCGCCGAGGGGGGCACCGGGCCCAACCACTCGCAGGTCGTCTTTCGGACACGCTCGCTCGACGAGCCATTCCTGCCGAGTCCCCATAACCCGATCCTGACCCAACGCGACCTCGACCCGGACCGCCCTTTCCCCGTCACCGCCCTGGGCCACGCCGATCTCGTAGAAACGCCCGACGGCGATTGGTGGTCCGTCTTTCTCGGCATCCGCCCGTACGAGAACGGCCTGTCGAATCTGGGCCGCGAGACTTTTTTGCTGCCAGTCGAATGGCGAGACGGGTGGCCCACGATCCTCGCCCCCGGCCAGCCGCTCCCGATGGTGGTTGACCGTGGCGGGACGCCCAGCACGCCCGACATCGAACCCACGACAGGCTCCTTCTCCTGGAGCGACGAATTCGACGCGGAAGAACTCGGTTTGCCCTGGGTCTTTCTGCGGACGCCGCGAGAAAGGTGGTGGTCGCTTGTCGACAAACCGGGTTCGCTGCTGCTGAAGCCGCGTCCGATCTCGATCGCCTCCCAACCCGATCGATCACTCGAGCGGAACGGCAATCCCAGCTTCGTGGGCCGCCGTCTCCAACACGAGGATTTCTCGGCAACGACGCGCCTGATGGCTAATCCGAACTCGGCCGACAGCGACGCCGGCGTCGCCGCGCTGCAGAACGACGCGAACTACTTCTTCCTCGGCGTCCGCCTGTCCGGAGGCGCCGCTCTGGAGGTGTTTCTAGAACAGAGCTCTCAACACTCCGATGGCCCGGTGATTGTGGCCCGTGCGCCGCTCGACGGAGTCAACGGCCCGATCGACCTGCGGATCGAGGGCGCAGGCCGAGACTACCGCTTCCGCTACCGGCTCGATGACGGCGAGTGGAACACCCTAGCCGATGGCGTGGACGGCGGCCTGCTGAGCACCCAGCAAGCGGGCGGCTTTGTCGGCACGGTGCTCGGTCTCTACGCCCGAACGCCGTAA
- a CDS encoding BNR-4 repeat-containing protein, whose amino-acid sequence MASNRFTMMLFVLCMSAACANAQIALTVNNGDFENSSPLSAPSGWTVSAGSNPLWVGDSAMGGADPGSGYLSDQFLSGSWQYSGLPNASSLIGGDANSGLLYQDIDLTPHSAEIGLGNLHLGLSYAYYHNDGGDLGTIAYDFFDSGGASVGQGYGAQTTSGGGWQFIEELGATEVPTNAATLRISLGAERVSSGSARNVAFDAIGASLQPPPPPGMITDRVNGNLIQFDSDGNWTWYTDERTIVDPNNGNVLVNSVGFDETVQGGSYPGNVDVVNFNPSTGRRVRTQLSNQVGGNPQIQNDDHNVGALLVLPDGRYLAMYANHGNNGGLGDEFTRFRVSTDPGDSTSWSEEKLYNWFDNVPGANTHPGGSDNQANVSYHNIFYLSDEDQVYNISRSYGMLSTNGAGQNMPNIIRYDPDTNEVEWAGQFLESSAQGYSAYPKYVSDGKSRIYFTTTETHPRNYNNSIYSGYIEGGQTFDMQGNLIDENLFDSNVTAGAGSVPDVTDFTLVDAPDALGEGQNRLWTTDAALDSQGNLMALYTSRNNPDGSTDAGSTNNPIDHRLHFSRWNPDSESWESHEIAKMGPRLYGPEQDYTGLGALIPGDENTLYISTPYDPRDPEWETETDHHEIYKGEYDGSDWNWTAVTENSSVDNLRPIAPDTHGVGPQSVFWFRGDYNTAHNINAAVVGIVDRDEVIGQSVYVDADDSNTTRTNGAAIGATGPAAASGADDNQWHERTGYGNGGSVYASNESGSENAAMLRTTIEDLDAGLYDVFAYFWGDNDEDWRLMAGLEQDNLVDFRRYGSQHADAESFESIEIVADDNNDLLLYRAYLGRKSVGDGDDIQVFIDDWETLNGNASRTWYDGVGYALVAPLLQGDFNGDGSVDAADFTVWRDNLGGNNSALNGAGDESGASFGVVDMADYDMWVAQFGQQLDSPGETSVPEPGTLVLLAVAAVLPTRRRRRG is encoded by the coding sequence GTGGCTTCTAATCGCTTCACGATGATGCTGTTCGTGCTTTGTATGTCTGCGGCCTGTGCGAACGCGCAGATCGCATTGACGGTGAACAATGGCGACTTTGAGAACAGCTCGCCGCTTTCGGCGCCGAGCGGGTGGACGGTTTCCGCCGGCAGCAACCCGCTGTGGGTTGGCGACTCCGCGATGGGAGGCGCCGATCCGGGCAGCGGCTACCTCAGTGACCAGTTTCTCTCGGGCAGTTGGCAATACAGCGGGCTGCCGAACGCCAGCTCCTTGATCGGCGGCGACGCCAACAGCGGGCTGCTCTACCAAGACATCGATCTCACCCCGCACAGCGCAGAGATCGGCCTCGGCAATCTGCACCTGGGCCTCTCCTACGCCTATTACCACAACGACGGGGGAGACCTAGGCACGATCGCTTACGACTTCTTCGACTCGGGCGGGGCGTCGGTTGGCCAAGGTTACGGCGCCCAAACCACGAGCGGCGGCGGCTGGCAGTTCATCGAAGAACTCGGCGCCACCGAGGTGCCGACCAACGCCGCGACCTTGCGGATCTCGCTGGGCGCCGAGCGGGTTAGCTCTGGGTCGGCCCGCAACGTTGCCTTCGACGCGATCGGGGCGAGCCTTCAGCCCCCGCCGCCCCCGGGGATGATCACCGATCGCGTCAACGGAAACCTCATCCAGTTCGACAGCGACGGCAACTGGACCTGGTACACCGACGAACGGACGATCGTCGATCCGAACAACGGCAACGTGCTGGTCAACTCGGTTGGCTTCGACGAAACGGTGCAGGGCGGCAGCTACCCGGGCAACGTGGACGTCGTCAACTTCAACCCGTCGACGGGGCGCCGAGTCCGCACGCAGCTCTCGAACCAAGTGGGCGGCAACCCCCAGATCCAGAACGACGACCACAACGTGGGGGCCCTGCTGGTCTTGCCGGACGGACGCTACCTGGCGATGTACGCGAACCACGGGAACAACGGCGGATTGGGCGACGAGTTCACCCGGTTCCGTGTGAGCACCGACCCGGGCGACAGCACTTCGTGGTCGGAGGAGAAGCTCTACAACTGGTTCGACAACGTGCCGGGCGCCAACACCCACCCGGGCGGCTCGGACAACCAGGCCAACGTGAGCTACCACAACATCTTCTACCTGTCCGACGAGGATCAGGTTTACAACATCTCGCGCAGCTACGGCATGCTGTCGACCAATGGCGCTGGCCAGAACATGCCGAATATCATCCGCTACGACCCGGACACCAACGAGGTGGAGTGGGCGGGCCAATTCCTCGAGTCGTCGGCGCAAGGCTACTCGGCGTACCCGAAGTACGTTTCCGATGGCAAGTCACGCATCTACTTCACCACGACCGAGACGCACCCTCGCAACTACAACAACAGCATCTACTCGGGCTACATCGAAGGCGGCCAGACCTTCGACATGCAAGGGAACCTGATCGACGAGAACCTGTTCGACAGCAACGTGACGGCGGGCGCGGGCTCCGTGCCCGACGTGACCGACTTCACGCTGGTCGACGCCCCGGACGCCCTGGGGGAGGGGCAGAACCGCCTCTGGACGACCGACGCGGCGCTCGATTCGCAAGGCAACCTGATGGCGCTGTACACGTCTCGCAACAACCCCGACGGCTCGACCGACGCGGGCAGCACCAACAACCCGATCGACCACCGGCTGCACTTCTCGCGTTGGAACCCCGACAGCGAGAGCTGGGAGTCGCACGAGATCGCCAAGATGGGGCCGCGGCTCTACGGCCCGGAGCAGGACTACACCGGCCTGGGGGCGCTCATCCCGGGAGACGAGAACACGCTCTACATCTCCACCCCGTACGACCCGCGTGATCCGGAATGGGAAACCGAGACCGATCACCACGAGATCTACAAGGGCGAGTACGACGGCTCCGATTGGAACTGGACCGCCGTCACCGAGAACTCTTCGGTCGACAACCTCAGGCCGATCGCGCCCGACACCCACGGCGTGGGGCCGCAGTCGGTTTTCTGGTTTCGTGGCGACTACAACACCGCCCACAACATCAACGCGGCGGTGGTCGGCATCGTCGATCGCGACGAGGTGATCGGCCAGAGCGTGTACGTCGACGCCGATGACTCGAACACCACACGCACCAACGGCGCCGCGATCGGCGCGACCGGCCCCGCCGCCGCGTCCGGCGCCGACGACAACCAATGGCACGAGCGCACCGGCTACGGCAACGGCGGCAGCGTCTACGCGTCCAACGAGTCGGGCTCCGAGAACGCCGCCATGCTGCGCACGACGATCGAAGATCTTGATGCGGGGCTCTACGACGTGTTCGCCTACTTCTGGGGCGACAACGACGAGGACTGGCGACTGATGGCCGGCCTCGAGCAGGACAACCTGGTGGACTTCCGGCGTTACGGGTCGCAGCACGCCGACGCCGAGAGCTTCGAATCGATCGAGATCGTCGCCGACGACAACAACGACCTGCTGCTCTATCGGGCCTACCTGGGCCGCAAGAGTGTGGGCGACGGCGATGACATTCAGGTCTTCATCGACGATTGGGAGACCCTCAACGGCAACGCCTCACGCACCTGGTACGACGGGGTCGGCTACGCGTTGGTCGCTCCCTTGCTGCAAGGCGACTTCAACGGCGACGGCTCGGTCGACGCCGCCGACTTCACCGTGTGGCGTGACAACCTGGGAGGCAACAACTCGGCGCTGAACGGCGCGGGCGACGAATCGGGCGCCAGCTTCGGCGTGGTCGACATGGCCGACTACGACATGTGGGTCGCGCAGTTCGGGCAACAGCTCGACTCGCCTGGCGAGACGAGTGTGCCGGAGCCTGGGACGCTCGTCTTGCTGGCGGTCGCGGCGGTGCTGCCCACTCGGAGGCGTCGTCGCGGCTAA